In one Hymenobacter sp. DG25B genomic region, the following are encoded:
- a CDS encoding ABC-F family ATP-binding cassette domain-containing protein, with product MISISDLDFHFGSRTLYDKASLHIKPKDKIGLIGLNGRGKSTLLRILVGEYKPDGGSISMSKDVSLGFLNQDLLSYDSHEPILIVAMQAFAEALDVQKKIDEVLLEFENNYTDDLVDKLAALQERFEALGGYTMQARTEEILEGLGFTTEELQKPLKLFSGGWRMRVMLAKILLQQPSLLLLDEPTNHLDLPSIKWIENYLAGYEGAVIIVSHDREFLDRTTNTTVEVTGGKLVPYAGNYSFYLEEKEERNAIQKGAFENQQAQIKQAERFIERFKAKASKAKQAQSRVKALDKLERIEDVAGDDAKVNIKFNFTVTPGRHILRMEHVSKKYGEKIIFRDTHVHIERGDKIALIGANGKGKSTLMRLVAGSEAPTNGNHQLGHNVIMSFYAQHQLESLRIDNEILQEMVEAGSKRSEMELRSVLGSFLFTGDEVYKKIKVLSGGEKSRVALAKTLISEANFLLLDEPTNHLDMQSVNILIQALYQYQGTYIVISHDRFFVENVANKIWYIEDFQLKEYPGTYAEWEQWMEDREKAAKKAALNAPAPKAAPKPTPKADAGPAKTPSPDQKKALRELAEVEKKIEEREKELAQYEAQLADPQIYQNASQLKDTTLKFEQVKKELAQLNDRWEMLAEI from the coding sequence ATGATTTCCATTTCTGACCTCGATTTTCACTTTGGCTCGCGTACTCTGTACGACAAGGCCAGCCTTCATATTAAGCCCAAGGATAAGATTGGCCTCATTGGGCTGAACGGCCGGGGTAAATCTACGCTGCTGCGCATTCTGGTGGGCGAGTACAAGCCCGACGGCGGCAGCATTTCCATGAGCAAGGACGTGAGCCTGGGCTTCCTGAACCAGGATTTGCTTTCCTACGACTCGCACGAGCCCATCCTGATTGTGGCCATGCAGGCCTTCGCCGAGGCGCTGGACGTGCAGAAGAAGATTGATGAGGTGCTGCTGGAGTTTGAAAACAACTACACCGACGACCTGGTAGACAAGCTGGCCGCGCTGCAGGAGCGTTTTGAGGCGCTGGGCGGCTACACCATGCAGGCCCGCACCGAAGAAATTCTGGAAGGTCTGGGCTTTACCACCGAGGAGCTGCAGAAACCCCTGAAGCTGTTCTCCGGCGGCTGGCGCATGCGCGTAATGCTGGCTAAAATCCTGCTCCAGCAACCCTCTTTGCTGCTCCTCGACGAACCAACCAACCACCTGGACTTGCCCTCCATTAAGTGGATTGAAAACTACCTGGCCGGCTACGAAGGCGCCGTTATCATTGTATCGCACGACCGGGAATTCCTGGACCGCACCACCAACACCACGGTGGAGGTAACGGGCGGCAAGCTGGTGCCCTACGCCGGCAACTATAGCTTCTACCTGGAAGAAAAGGAGGAGCGCAACGCCATTCAGAAAGGCGCTTTTGAAAACCAGCAGGCCCAGATTAAGCAGGCCGAGCGGTTTATTGAGCGTTTTAAAGCCAAAGCCTCCAAAGCCAAGCAGGCCCAGAGCCGCGTGAAGGCCCTAGACAAGCTGGAGCGCATTGAGGACGTGGCCGGCGACGACGCCAAGGTGAACATCAAGTTCAACTTCACCGTCACGCCCGGCCGCCACATTCTGCGCATGGAGCACGTGAGCAAGAAGTACGGCGAGAAAATCATCTTCCGCGATACGCACGTGCACATTGAGCGGGGCGACAAAATTGCCCTCATCGGCGCCAATGGTAAGGGTAAATCTACTCTGATGCGGCTGGTGGCCGGCTCGGAGGCGCCCACCAACGGCAACCACCAGCTGGGCCACAACGTCATCATGTCGTTCTACGCCCAGCACCAGCTGGAAAGCCTGCGCATCGATAATGAGATTCTGCAGGAAATGGTGGAAGCCGGCTCCAAGCGCTCCGAAATGGAGTTGCGCTCGGTGCTGGGCTCCTTCCTGTTCACCGGCGACGAGGTATACAAGAAAATCAAGGTGCTATCCGGCGGCGAGAAAAGCCGCGTGGCCCTGGCCAAAACCCTGATTTCGGAAGCCAACTTCCTGCTGCTGGACGAACCGACCAACCACTTGGACATGCAGTCGGTGAACATCCTGATCCAGGCCCTGTACCAGTATCAGGGCACCTACATCGTCATTAGCCACGACCGTTTCTTTGTGGAGAACGTGGCCAACAAAATCTGGTACATCGAGGATTTCCAGCTGAAGGAATACCCCGGCACCTACGCCGAGTGGGAGCAGTGGATGGAAGACCGCGAAAAAGCAGCCAAAAAGGCGGCGCTGAATGCACCGGCACCCAAAGCCGCCCCCAAGCCCACGCCCAAAGCCGACGCCGGCCCCGCCAAAACTCCCTCGCCCGACCAGAAAAAAGCCCTGCGCGAGCTGGCCGAGGTAGAAAAGAAAATTGAGGAGCGGGAAAAAGAGCTGGCCCAGTACGAAGCCCAGCTAGCCGACCCCCAGATTTACCAGAACGCCTCCCAACTGAAAGACACCACGCTCAAGTTTGAGCAGGTGAAGAAAGAGCTGGCCCAGTTGAACGACCGTTGGGAAATGCTGGCGGAGATATAA